The following coding sequences lie in one Benincasa hispida cultivar B227 chromosome 6, ASM972705v1, whole genome shotgun sequence genomic window:
- the LOC120079609 gene encoding disease resistance protein RPV1-like isoform X2, translated as MDRAAGSSCSHFKWSFDVFLSFRGEDTRSNFTSHLNMALRQRGINVFIDNKLSRGEEISTSLLEAIEESKISIVIISENYASSSWCLNELVKIIMCNKFGGQVVLPVFYKVDPSQVRKQSGRFGEEFAKLEVRFFNKMQTWREALTTISHMSGWVLEKDDEASLIQKIVQEVWKKLNRTTMQLHVAKYPVGVDIQIMSLLSRVMFDGITMVGLYGIGGMGKTTLAKALYNRIADNFEGWCFLANIREASNQYGGLVQLQEKLLCEVLMDDLIKVSNIHRGINIIRDRLCSKKILVVLDDIDTIEQLRVLAGGHDWFGAGSKVIVTTRNKHLLAIHGFDIVKSVNGLNNDEALELFSWHAFKNSQPTSDYLELSKRAVHYCKGLPLALEVLGSFLYSIDQSKFDRILDEYENSYLDKDIRDLLQISYDGLEDDVKEIFLYISCCFVGEDIDIVKMKLEACGNLCLEKGITKLMNLSLLSINEFNKVEMHDLIQQMGSTIALTETSKSRKRKRLLIDSDAMDVLNSNEEARAVKAIKLDFRKPTELNIDSRAFENVKNLVLLKVNNATSSESTLDFLPSSLRWISWPRFPFPSLPSSYKMDNLIELNLPYSSIKYFGKGFMSCELLKRIDLKDSKFLEEVPDLSSAKNLMVLNLLGCTNLVRVHESVGSLSKLVELELCSHESGFKQFPSVLRLKSLTSLAFVGCNLVECYPHFSEEMKSLKDIIFDGSTVAELSPTIGYLTGLKDIVIYCTQITTLPTTIYGLTNLTSFMINTTSISTFPSLFPCAHSLFPNLTMLNLSDNNLTNLDFLETIAHVAPSLKELDLSRNDFLNLPSCIVNFKSLRILDVTDCELLEEIPKIPEDITFLNATGCISLVAFPDNLVDFISSDSVWSSEEAKSVLEPGESSILLQILPYEYMWLIVLHPDIDFHPTWDDFMEGSPDCNRNNDDDCNNSTTSIWKEFRMSFEVTDKRFFEGEINLSMCGVHVVIEE; from the exons ATGGATCGAGCAGCTGGATCATCTTGCTCACATTTTAAATGGAGTTTTGATGTATTCTTAAGTTTTCGCGGAGAAGATACACGATCAAACTTCACGAGTCATCTTAATATGGCTTTGCGTCAAAGAGGAATCAATGTTTTTATAGATAACAAGCTTTCGAGAGGAGAAGAAATTTCTACATCACTTTTGGAAGCTATTGAAGAATCCAAGATCTCGATCGTTATAATCTCTGAAAATTATGCATCTTCGAGTTGGTGTTTGAATGAACTGGTGAAAATTATTATGTGCAACAAATTTGGTGGACAAGTTGTTTTACCCGTTTTTTACAAAGTAGATCCATCTCAAGTAAGAAAACAAAGtggaagatttggagaagaattTGCCAAACTTGAAGTTAGATTCTTCAACAAAATGCAAACATGGAGGGAGGCTCTAACTACTATTTCCCATATGTCTGGATGGGTTCTGGAAAAAGA TGATGAGGCTAGTTTGATTCAAAAAATTGTTCAAGAAGTCTGGAAGAAATTAAATCGTACAACGATGCAATTGCATGTAGCTAAATATCCAGTTGGAGTTGACATACAAATTATGAGTTTACTCTCACGTGTTATGTTTGATGGAATTACTATGGTCGGATTATATGGAATTGGAGGTATGGGTAAGACAACTTTGGCCAAAGCATTATACAATAGAATTGCTGATAACTTTGAAGGTTGGTGCTTTCTAGCAAATATTAGAGAAGCTTCAAATCAATATGGAGGCCTTGTTCAACTCCAGGAGAAGCTACTGTGTGAGGTGTTAATGGACGATTTAATCAAAGTTAGCAATATTCATAGAGGAATTAACATCATAAGAGATCGACTATGCTCAAAAAAGATTCTCGTGGTTCTTGATGATATAGATACGATTGAACAGTTACGAGTATTAGCAGGAGGACATGATTGGTTTGGAGCTGGAAGTAAAGTCATTGTGACaacaagaaataaacatttACTTGCTATTCATGGATTTGATATAGTGAAAAGTGTCAATGGATTGAATAATGATGAAGCTCTTGAGCTTTTTAGTTGGCATGCTTTTAAGAATAGTCAACCCACAAGTGATTATTTAGAGCTTTCAAAACGTGCTGTGCATTATTGTAAAGGTCTTCCCTTGGCTCTTGAAGTGTTAGGTTCTTTCCTCTATTCAATTGATCAATCCAAGTTTGATCGTATATTGGACGAATATGAGAACTCCTACCTTGACAAAGACATCCGAGATCTTCTTCAAATAAGTTATGATGGACTCGAAGATGATGTAAAGGAAATTTTCCTTTATATTTCTTGTTGCTTTGTGGGAGAAGATATAGACATTGTTAAAATGAAGTTAGAAGCATGTGGTAATTTGTGTTTGGAAAAGGGAATTACAAAACTCATGAATCTATCACTTCTTAGCATTAACGAATTCAACAAGGTTGAAATGCATGACTTAATACAACAAATGGGTTCCACAATTGCTCTTACAGAGACTTCTAAATCTCGAAAAAGAAAACGATTATTGATCGATAGCGATGCTATGGACGTCTTAAACAGTAATGAG GAAGCAAGAGCAGTTAAAGCCATAAAGTTGGACTTTCGTAAACCCACTGAGCTGAACATTGATTCAAGAGCttttgaaaatgttaaaaatcTTGTACTACTCAAAGTTAACAATGCCACATCATCGGAAAGTACTCTCGACTTTCTGCCTAGTAGCTTAAGGTGGATTAGTTGGCCTAGGTTTCCTTTTCCATCTTTGCCTTCAAGCTACAAAATGGACAACCTCATTGAACTCAACTTGCCATATAGCTCCATCAAATATTTTGGGAAAGGATTTATG AGTTGTGAATTACTGAAGCGTATTGATCTTAAAGATTCCAAGTTTTTGGAGGAAGTTCCTGATTTATCTTCTGCTAAAAACCTTATGGTGTTGAATCTTCTTGGGTGTACAAATTTAGTAAGGGTTCACGAGTCAGTTGGATCTCTTAGCAAACTTGTTGAATTAGAACTTTGTAGTCATGAGAGTGGCTTTAAGCAGTTTCCCAGCGTCCTAAGGTTGAAGTCCCTAACAAGTTTGGCGTTTGTAGGGTGCAACTTAGTTGAATGTTATCCTCATTTCAGTGAAGAAATGAAGTCTTTAAAGGACATAATTTTTGACGGCAGTACTGTAGCAGAGCTATCTCCAACAATTGGATATCTTACTGGGCTCAAAGATATTGTCATCTATTGCACACAAATCACAACTCTTCCAACTACAATTTATGGTTTAACCAATCTTACTTCTTTCATGATCAATACAACTAGTATCTCAACATTTCCTTCCTTATTTCCTTGTGCACATTCCTTATTTCCCAATCTAACCATGTTAAACCTCTCTGACAATAATTTAACCAATTTAGATTTCTTAGAAACAATTGCTCATGTTGCCCCTTCATTGAAAGAGTTGGACTTGTCTAGAAACGACTTTTTGAATCTACCCTCGTGTATTGTTAATTTTAAATCCTTGAGAATTCTTGATGTCACGGATTGTGAGTTACTCGAAGAAATTCCAAAGATACCAGAAGACATAACTTTTCTTAATGCTACTGGGTGCATATCATTGGTCGCATTTCCAGACAACTTAGTTGATTTCATATCTTCTGATTCG GTCTGGAGTTCTGAAGAAGCAAAATCCGTTCTTGAACCAGGGGAAAGCTCGATATTACTCCAAATATTGCCGTACGAGTATATGTGGTTGATAGTACTTCATCCTGATATAGATTTTCACCCAACCTGGGATGATTTTATGGAGGGATCACCGGACTGTAATAGGAATAACGATGATGATTGCAACAATTCTACGACAAGTATTTGGAAGGAATTTAGGATGTCGTTTGAGGTTACTGACAAAAGGTTCTTTGAAGGTGAAATAAATTTAAGCATGTGTGGTGTTCATGTCGTTATTGAAGAATAA
- the LOC120079609 gene encoding disease resistance protein RPV1-like isoform X1, whose protein sequence is MDRAAGSSCSHFKWSFDVFLSFRGEDTRSNFTSHLNMALRQRGINVFIDNKLSRGEEISTSLLEAIEESKISIVIISENYASSSWCLNELVKIIMCNKFGGQVVLPVFYKVDPSQVRKQSGRFGEEFAKLEVRFFNKMQTWREALTTISHMSGWVLEKDDEASLIQKIVQEVWKKLNRTTMQLHVAKYPVGVDIQIMSLLSRVMFDGITMVGLYGIGGMGKTTLAKALYNRIADNFEGWCFLANIREASNQYGGLVQLQEKLLCEVLMDDLIKVSNIHRGINIIRDRLCSKKILVVLDDIDTIEQLRVLAGGHDWFGAGSKVIVTTRNKHLLAIHGFDIVKSVNGLNNDEALELFSWHAFKNSQPTSDYLELSKRAVHYCKGLPLALEVLGSFLYSIDQSKFDRILDEYENSYLDKDIRDLLQISYDGLEDDVKEIFLYISCCFVGEDIDIVKMKLEACGNLCLEKGITKLMNLSLLSINEFNKVEMHDLIQQMGSTIALTETSKSRKRKRLLIDSDAMDVLNSNEEARAVKAIKLDFRKPTELNIDSRAFENVKNLVLLKVNNATSSESTLDFLPSSLRWISWPRFPFPSLPSSYKMDNLIELNLPYSSIKYFGKGFMSCELLKRIDLKDSKFLEEVPDLSSAKNLMVLNLLGCTNLVRVHESVGSLSKLVELELCSHESGFKQFPSVLRLKSLTSLAFVGCNLVECYPHFSEEMKSLKDIIFDGSTVAELSPTIGYLTGLKDIVIYCTQITTLPTTIYGLTNLTSFMINTTSISTFPSLFPCAHSLFPNLTMLNLSDNNLTNLDFLETIAHVAPSLKELDLSRNDFLNLPSCIVNFKSLRILDVTDCELLEEIPKIPEDITFLNATGCISLVAFPDNLVDFISSDSEHWKQILLMNCDIPKWFSHINKNNPIIFSLRLYPSQKLKVVAPCVKFQVNYSDHRWTKVKCKLSINDIQVWSSEEAKSVLEPGESSILLQILPYEYMWLIVLHPDIDFHPTWDDFMEGSPDCNRNNDDDCNNSTTSIWKEFRMSFEVTDKRFFEGEINLSMCGVHVVIEE, encoded by the exons ATGGATCGAGCAGCTGGATCATCTTGCTCACATTTTAAATGGAGTTTTGATGTATTCTTAAGTTTTCGCGGAGAAGATACACGATCAAACTTCACGAGTCATCTTAATATGGCTTTGCGTCAAAGAGGAATCAATGTTTTTATAGATAACAAGCTTTCGAGAGGAGAAGAAATTTCTACATCACTTTTGGAAGCTATTGAAGAATCCAAGATCTCGATCGTTATAATCTCTGAAAATTATGCATCTTCGAGTTGGTGTTTGAATGAACTGGTGAAAATTATTATGTGCAACAAATTTGGTGGACAAGTTGTTTTACCCGTTTTTTACAAAGTAGATCCATCTCAAGTAAGAAAACAAAGtggaagatttggagaagaattTGCCAAACTTGAAGTTAGATTCTTCAACAAAATGCAAACATGGAGGGAGGCTCTAACTACTATTTCCCATATGTCTGGATGGGTTCTGGAAAAAGA TGATGAGGCTAGTTTGATTCAAAAAATTGTTCAAGAAGTCTGGAAGAAATTAAATCGTACAACGATGCAATTGCATGTAGCTAAATATCCAGTTGGAGTTGACATACAAATTATGAGTTTACTCTCACGTGTTATGTTTGATGGAATTACTATGGTCGGATTATATGGAATTGGAGGTATGGGTAAGACAACTTTGGCCAAAGCATTATACAATAGAATTGCTGATAACTTTGAAGGTTGGTGCTTTCTAGCAAATATTAGAGAAGCTTCAAATCAATATGGAGGCCTTGTTCAACTCCAGGAGAAGCTACTGTGTGAGGTGTTAATGGACGATTTAATCAAAGTTAGCAATATTCATAGAGGAATTAACATCATAAGAGATCGACTATGCTCAAAAAAGATTCTCGTGGTTCTTGATGATATAGATACGATTGAACAGTTACGAGTATTAGCAGGAGGACATGATTGGTTTGGAGCTGGAAGTAAAGTCATTGTGACaacaagaaataaacatttACTTGCTATTCATGGATTTGATATAGTGAAAAGTGTCAATGGATTGAATAATGATGAAGCTCTTGAGCTTTTTAGTTGGCATGCTTTTAAGAATAGTCAACCCACAAGTGATTATTTAGAGCTTTCAAAACGTGCTGTGCATTATTGTAAAGGTCTTCCCTTGGCTCTTGAAGTGTTAGGTTCTTTCCTCTATTCAATTGATCAATCCAAGTTTGATCGTATATTGGACGAATATGAGAACTCCTACCTTGACAAAGACATCCGAGATCTTCTTCAAATAAGTTATGATGGACTCGAAGATGATGTAAAGGAAATTTTCCTTTATATTTCTTGTTGCTTTGTGGGAGAAGATATAGACATTGTTAAAATGAAGTTAGAAGCATGTGGTAATTTGTGTTTGGAAAAGGGAATTACAAAACTCATGAATCTATCACTTCTTAGCATTAACGAATTCAACAAGGTTGAAATGCATGACTTAATACAACAAATGGGTTCCACAATTGCTCTTACAGAGACTTCTAAATCTCGAAAAAGAAAACGATTATTGATCGATAGCGATGCTATGGACGTCTTAAACAGTAATGAG GAAGCAAGAGCAGTTAAAGCCATAAAGTTGGACTTTCGTAAACCCACTGAGCTGAACATTGATTCAAGAGCttttgaaaatgttaaaaatcTTGTACTACTCAAAGTTAACAATGCCACATCATCGGAAAGTACTCTCGACTTTCTGCCTAGTAGCTTAAGGTGGATTAGTTGGCCTAGGTTTCCTTTTCCATCTTTGCCTTCAAGCTACAAAATGGACAACCTCATTGAACTCAACTTGCCATATAGCTCCATCAAATATTTTGGGAAAGGATTTATG AGTTGTGAATTACTGAAGCGTATTGATCTTAAAGATTCCAAGTTTTTGGAGGAAGTTCCTGATTTATCTTCTGCTAAAAACCTTATGGTGTTGAATCTTCTTGGGTGTACAAATTTAGTAAGGGTTCACGAGTCAGTTGGATCTCTTAGCAAACTTGTTGAATTAGAACTTTGTAGTCATGAGAGTGGCTTTAAGCAGTTTCCCAGCGTCCTAAGGTTGAAGTCCCTAACAAGTTTGGCGTTTGTAGGGTGCAACTTAGTTGAATGTTATCCTCATTTCAGTGAAGAAATGAAGTCTTTAAAGGACATAATTTTTGACGGCAGTACTGTAGCAGAGCTATCTCCAACAATTGGATATCTTACTGGGCTCAAAGATATTGTCATCTATTGCACACAAATCACAACTCTTCCAACTACAATTTATGGTTTAACCAATCTTACTTCTTTCATGATCAATACAACTAGTATCTCAACATTTCCTTCCTTATTTCCTTGTGCACATTCCTTATTTCCCAATCTAACCATGTTAAACCTCTCTGACAATAATTTAACCAATTTAGATTTCTTAGAAACAATTGCTCATGTTGCCCCTTCATTGAAAGAGTTGGACTTGTCTAGAAACGACTTTTTGAATCTACCCTCGTGTATTGTTAATTTTAAATCCTTGAGAATTCTTGATGTCACGGATTGTGAGTTACTCGAAGAAATTCCAAAGATACCAGAAGACATAACTTTTCTTAATGCTACTGGGTGCATATCATTGGTCGCATTTCCAGACAACTTAGTTGATTTCATATCTTCTGATTCG GAACATTGGAAACAAATCTTATTAATGAATTGCGATATTCCAAAATGGTTCAGTCACATCAACAAGAACAATCCCATTATATTTTCTTTGCGACTTTATCCAAGtcaaaaattgaaagttgttGCTCCTTGTGTTAAGTTCCAAGTTAATTATAGTGACCATAGATGGACGAAAGTTAAATGTAAACTATCCATCAACGACATTCAGGTCTGGAGTTCTGAAGAAGCAAAATCCGTTCTTGAACCAGGGGAAAGCTCGATATTACTCCAAATATTGCCGTACGAGTATATGTGGTTGATAGTACTTCATCCTGATATAGATTTTCACCCAACCTGGGATGATTTTATGGAGGGATCACCGGACTGTAATAGGAATAACGATGATGATTGCAACAATTCTACGACAAGTATTTGGAAGGAATTTAGGATGTCGTTTGAGGTTACTGACAAAAGGTTCTTTGAAGGTGAAATAAATTTAAGCATGTGTGGTGTTCATGTCGTTATTGAAGAATAA